In the genome of Paenibacillus sp. GP183, the window GTGCCATTAATTCCAGACCACTTAACAGTTTCAGTTGCGGTGTCCAACGTTATAGCTCCAGAACTAGGTGGGCCAGTAACCACAATTTTGGATACTTTGAAACCTGCTTTATTCACTGGCATATTCACGTATGGTAAGCCCTGCGTTGAAAAGTAACCAGTTGGCGGAACTAAGGTCTTTGGATCTATAACTTGAGCGCTTGCAGACTGTAACTGCAATATAAGCGGTACAATTATTATAAGGCTGACAATAATAGCGATCACGGAAATCCTTTTCCTATTTTTCATATGACACCCTTTTGCTGTAGTGTGGTTGTGCAAACCATCTACCCCAATAAACTATTGCGCTTTGGCAAACTCAACGGATACTCTGTTATACTTATTAATTAAATAAACCTTACCGAAATTGCGTATATCTCCTTTTTTAGCATACGTCACAATCCAACCTGAATTTGAAAACACCTTGTTCAAGTTTTCATCCTTTGGCCATCCGAATGGTGCGTCCTTGACCAAGAAAAATATACCATCATACGGTGAACCAATCCCCAATGATAAACCAAGAGTAAACCAATTACTTTCTTGTGCTATTTTGTTATCCACAGTTATGTGGTAAACAAAAATATAGCTGTCATCAAGAGACTCGTGCAGACTAGTCTTAACCTTCAATAGTTCCCAGAAAGGGTCTGACTTATCATCACCATCAACAACGTGAACCTTATTAAATGTTGCAGTGACACCGCTTTGTACATCTATGGTTGCTGGAAGCTGTATAAGCTTATAACCACTACCAACAATGGTTTCGAAATTAGTGCCATGGAAAGCAATTTCAGCATTACTTACAGCAAGCTTATCCACTCCCAGCTTGCCTCCCCCATTTATCGTTAAGATCCGCTCGATGATCGTAACCGATTGGGCGCGAGTTGTAGACTTATCAGGAGCAAGCTCTCCATTGGACAACCCTTGAATAAGGCCCGCTTTAGCAGCATTGTACATGAGCAATTTATCCTCGATCTGAGCGGCTTTGTCTTGGAGTTTGGCGTCTGTGGATCTAACTGATATCCGTGCCATTTCGAGTCGGGTTATGGGTTGATTGATTTCTCCCAAAGAAAAATCCGACTCCCTCAAGATCCCCTTTGCTTCAGCAGCCTCCACATAAGGCTTGTACCATTCCATTCCCCCTGCAACATTATTCAAAGGAAACTTCATAGCTGTTACCGCCATTTTCAAAAACTCAGCGCGGCTTACATTCAACTCAGGACGAAACGTTCCATCCTCATAGCCATCTACATAATCTTTATCTACTGCTTTCATAATGCTTTCTTTTGCCCAATGTGCCGCGATATCAGTTAACTGCACCTTCGGTTTAACATTCGGCGTGGATTCCATTGCGGAAGCTTCTGAGGTTGACGATTTACAACCAATGGAGTGAGCAAAAATGAAAATGCAGATGACAACTAATAATTTTTTCAAGGGGGTCACTCCTATTAATGAATTGGTCATTTTTACCATTAAAAAACCGCCCTTATATCGCTTTTGACAACGATACAGGGCGGTTCTTCCGCACAATGCTTGCTTTTCTTTTATAAATTAACATAAACTAGCAAATTATTCAATATCTATCATGAAATTTTGCAGGGAATTCAACTCAGTCTCGGTCAATTCTCTAACCGCACCAAGGGCCAGAGCTGGATCAAGCTGGAGAGGTCCCATTGATATTCGCTTCAAATAAACAACTTGCTGCCCAACCGCTTGCAGCATTCTTTTTACCTGATGAAATTTTCCTTCCATTATGGTCAACTCGATTACGGACAGCTTACCCTCAGAAGCATTCCCTGCCTCCATCACGACAAGCTTGGCTGGCAGAGTCACATATCCATCTTCCAATGTAACCCCTTGCTTAAAGGCTTCAATCACAGATTCGCCCACTTCCCATTCTACCTTGGCGAAATAGGTTTTGGGAACATGCTTGCGCGGTGACAGCAGGTTATGTGCCAGCTTGCCATCATTCGTCAGCAACAAAAGTCCCTCTGTATCCTTATCCAAGCGACCCACCGGGAATACATCAAAAGGCTGATAGATTGGGTCCAAAAGATCAACAACCGTTCGATCCCGGTTATCTTCCGTAGCTGAAACTACTCCCTGTGGCTTGTTCATCATCAAGTAGACAAATTCCCGATAATGAACGGTGTCGCCGTCCACGGTTATTTGATCTTTATTCGGATCTACTTGGATGCCGCTGTCCTTGACCTTTTGACCGTTTACCAAAATAACGCCGGCTTTGGTGAGCCGTCTCAGCTCGGAACGAGTTCCGTAGCCCATGTGCGCCAGAATTTTATCGAGACGCTGCGTGGTTTTCATTGATTCAGGTCCACCTCCAACCAGGCGGGTACTCGTTTTTGAGCATGCCCTCGTGCCATTTGCCCCAGCCGACGGAAAACCCGTCGACGCACACGAGGCAGTACCCCTTCAACGCGATCCCAGGTTCATCGCGCCTAACTTCCTCGGGCGAGACCTCCAGCGTCTCGCCCTTCAAATAACGGATGACGCGCGCATCCGTCACAGCCAAGTTCACCACGCGCCGCGCGTCCTCCATCCGGAGGCCCATCGCCAGCGCGTGTGAAGGCTCAAAGCGGCCGCGGTGCAGCGCGCCCAGGTACCACCCGGGCCGCACGATCTTCACGCCGCTCAGCTCGGGCAGCCCCTCCGGCGCCGCATACGCGTGCTCGCCGAAGCAAACGAGCCGCCCGGCGGCTTCGGGCACCACGCCGCTGCGCAGCAGCTCGCGCCCGAACGCCTGCAGCGGCTCCAGGCTCACGCCCGCGCTAGGCACCGCCGCGCGGGTCCAACCCTTCCGCAACGGTGCGCCTTCGCGCCCGCTGAGCGCAGCCCCAACCGCCGCGTTCTCCGTCGCGGCGAAACCCTGCCGCCGCAGCACGGCGGCAAAGTGGCCCTCGCCCTTCAGGCGATGGGGCCACAGCCGCGCCGTGCCGGCGACAGCTGCGATGGCGCGCGCCGAGTAAGCGCCATCGCCCCAAGGCGCCCTCAGCCAGTCCGGGCGCCCCGGGCTAAAGTCCGCATAGCCTCGGACGTCCACAACATCAAAATCGACGTGTTCATCCAAAAACGCGGCGATATGCACTTCATTCTCCTCCGGCGAGAACGTACACGTCGAATAAACCATCGTGCCGCCCGGAGCCAGCATGCTGGCCGCTTGTTCAAGCAGTTCGCGCTGCATCCTTGAATATTCTAGGACAGCTGCCGGCTTCCACTGCGAGATCATATCGTCTTCCTTGCGAAACATCCCTTCACCCGAGCAGGGGGCATCAATCAGAATTTTATCGAAATAGGCAGCAAAAGGCTTCATCAATCGTTCTGGCTTTTCATTCAGGACAACTGAATTACGGATACCGAAGAGCTCAAGATTTTTGACGAGTGCCTTGACCCTGTCCGAGTGGATGTCATTCACAGCCAACATGCCCGTACCTTGAAGCTTTGCAGCGATTTGTGTAGATTTTCCTCCAGGAGCGGCACATAGATCGAGCACCCGATCCCCGGGTTTCACATCCAGAAGTTCGACAGGCGCCATCGCGCTGGGTTCTTGGATATAATAAAGGCCAGCATGATAATAAGGATGCTTTCCCGGACGCTCCCCCTCTTCATAATAATAGCCTTCATTCGACCATGAGACCTTGCTAAGCGTTAAAGGTGACTTTTCAAAAAAAGCATCTCCACTTAACTTGAGCGTATTCACTCTTAGGCCATAGGCTCTTGGCTGCTCGTAGCTTTCAGCAAAAGCTGCATATTCGCTGCCCAGTAATTCCTTCATTTTTTCAACAAATACCGCAGGCAGCTTACTGGTGCTCAAGTTCATCTTTCCTTTTCCGGTTTTCTCGCTAGCTATCGGTATTATAGCCGACTTGTTATCAAACAGCCAATCTTTTTAAGATGCAAGGCAGGATTTGCGCATCATTTCCTAGAAGAAATGAACACAATATAAAACGAGGTGAAATATGAAGAAGCTGCTCGTTTATTTATCCATAGTCGTTGTTTTATTTGGTGCCATATATGTAATGAACAATCAGTCCAAAAAAACCGACGATCAGAAGTACGCAGCGAATCCATACGGCGTTCCTGCCTCCAAACTGAATCCGGCCACCATACCGCTTTTAAGCGATCCCAATTACCAAAACGTTATTCTCCCCAAGGAGCTTGATCAAAAGCTTGCAAAAAAGCTAAGCTTTTTCGTCTACTATTTTAAATCGGATTGCCCGCACTGCAAAGTAACGACTCCGGTCATTGTTCCCATTCAAAAAGAAGTCGGTGTCGATGTAAAGCAGTTAAATCTCTTGGAATATAATGAAGGATGGCAGAAATATAACATCCAGGCAACACCGACTCTAATCTACTACAAAAATGGTGTAGAGGCTGATCGCCTCACTGGCGGGATTCCCGAGACGGCAGGCGGAGCTGGCAATAAACCCGAGTTGTTCAAGCAATTTTTTCAAAAATATAAAAGTTAACTACGATTCCTTATCATGGGCTGCGGGCGGGTTCAGCTTCAATTGCTCCACCAAATGTACAAGTTGTTCGTCTTGAATCACAATATGGAGATCATAAGGCTCGAACGGACTTTGCTCAAATTGGCTTAGCTGCTCCACGTACAGACGACTGTCCTGAACCAGCTTCGCCAGATCAATCCCCAGAGCTTCAGGGGGATAATGCGACAGCTTATCCAGCGCCGCTGTAAAAAGCTTGATCGAACCGCTCACATTGCCGTTAAAATGATGATAAAGGCCTACTGCAACCTGCAGCAGACCTTGATATAAATGATTTCGCCCTTCCTCCATCCAAAGCTCTTCCATCACTTCATGGCATTCAAAGTAATCTCGGGCTTCGTTAAAATAATACAGAAACTCCACATATAAACGGTCATAAGTAAGCATAGGCTTAAGCATGTTCCCCTTTTTTGGCTCTCACAATCGCCGTTTCAAGATCTTGGATGAGTTCAGTCAACGCCCTTACGTCGTCCTTTTCCCAAATCTCATTAAAGCGCAGCTGGAACTGTGCCGCTTCCCGGAAACGATGGAAAAAATAAAGCTCCTGAATGTAATTGAGCACTTTGTTTACTAGATTGGAGTTATCCTCAAACAGCTTTTGAGCTTCCATAATCTCATCACGGATACTGGACATTTCCTGATCCAATAAATAAGCAGCTTCAGCCGCTTTACTGAGCCTCGTCCTCACTTCATCGGGTAAGGTTTCCTTATATTTATAGTTCAAAGAATGCTCGATCGTTGCCCAGAAATTCATAGCCAATGTACGGATCTGGATCTCGGCGAGAACATGCTTCATGCCAAGTGCCGTTTGCACAGGATACTCGATAATCAAGTGATAGCTGCGATAGCCGCTTTCTTTTTTGTTTTCGATATAGTCCTTTTCATAGACGACTTTCATATCCTGTCTGGCATGTATCAATTCAGCCAGCCACTGAATATCCTCGACAAACTGGCACATGATTCGGATACCCGCTATGTCTTCGATCCCGGTTTCCAGTTGGTCAACAGGAACATTCAGTCTCTTAGCTTTGTCCAGTATGCTTGAGATTTTCTTTACCCGGCCTGTTACGAATTCTATGGGTGAATATTCTTCGCGGCTTTTCAGCTCACCTCGCAGCGTTTTGAACTTCACCTTCAATTCCTCTATGGTCTGCTCATAGGGAAGGAGAAACTTTTTCCAATCGCGTCCATCCATCTGACTTCCTCCATTTCAACCCAATCACCGATGATCGGCTCCAATTGCTTCCGATATATGGGTAAATCCATCCTTTTTCAATAATGTCTTCAGCCCTTGACTCAGTCTGCCAAGCAGCTCCGGACCCTCATAAATTAGCGCAGAGTAGACCTCAATCAGACTCGCTCCCGCTCGCAATTTGTCATACGCATCCTGTGCCGAGAAAATGCCGCCTGATCCTATGATCGGCAGCTTCCCTTCCGTTAATTGATACACACGCCTGATGACTTCTGTCGAACGCCGGGTTAACGGTTTGCCGCTAAGCCCGCCTGTTTGTTCTTTATTCGGATGCTGCAGCCCTTCCCTGCCTAAGGTCGTATTGGTCGCAATGATCCCGGAAACACCGCTGTCCATGATCGAGCGAACCGTCTGTTCCAGTTCGTCATCCGTAAGGTCGGGGGCAATCTTGACCAACACCGGTTTACCTGAATGTCGATGCTTTTCCTTCTGTTGCTCCATCTCATCCTTGACGGCATCCAGAAGCCTGTTTAAATCATTCCCATGCTGCAGATTACGCAAATCCGGCGTATTTGGTGAACTGATATTCACGACAAAGAAATCACCCAATTCGTAAAGCCCGCGAAGACAATTGCGGTAATCGTCCTCTGCAGATTCATTCGGAGTCGTTTTATTTTTCCCAATGTTGATCGCGATGGGGATGTCCCGGCGTTTCATTCTTCGCAAGTTTTGTGCCATCGCTTCAATACCTATATTATTAAAGCCCATTCGATTGATTAAAGCCCCATCCTCAGGAAGGCGAAAAAGCCTAGGCTGCTCATTACCCTGCTGCGGCTTAGGTGTAATCGTTCCAACCTCCATAAAGCCAAAACCAAGCTGTGAGAAACCCTCAACTGCATAAGCATTCTTATCCAGACCCGCTGCAAGTCCAATTGGATTGGCAAATTCAATCCCCCAAAGTGTCTGTGCCAAAGCAGGTGAATAAGGTACTCCGTAAAGCGAGTTCAGCAGTTTTTTGCCCCCTGGTAAAGCTACAGCCATATGAAGGCCGTTAATAGTAAGATGATGCGCCTTTTCCGGATCCATGGAAAATAGTATCGGCTTACCCAGCTTTTTGTACAGCATTCTCATGCACTCCGTTCTCTAAATGACTCTAAGAGTCAGTTTATCCGAGTCCGTGAAAATATGCAATCACGAGATGTGCCACAGTTTGAAAGCGCTCTATAAATTTATACATACCTTGACAGCAAATATGATAAGATGAAAATAGTACTCTACTATACATAGAAAAGGTGAATAACGTGCCTAAAAAGAAACCTGCTTATATGCAACACAAAGGTAAGGAAGAGGTAAATAAAAAGGCTCTGATCTGGACAGGCGCTATTATATTGGGAGTTATCTTGCTTATGGCCACCCTGCTCATCTTGAATAGATAGCGGTTAATCCAACCATTTGTAAGTTTTCTTTGGATTGCTGTCTTCCGTCTGCAGCGGAGCTTTAAAAGGCGTAGCCGGCTTGCCGGTTCCATTCCCTTCACCTGGTTTTCCGTCGCCAGAGTCAGGTATAATGCCTTTTCCTATTTTCACCTTGGTCTGCTGAGGTACCATATCATACAGCTCTTCAATGTCTGCTTGCAGCATCCGAATACAGCCCAGCGATTCGTCCTTACCGATGCTCGCAGGTTTGTTTGTGCCATGAATCGCATAGAGCGTATCAGATAAAGTCATCCCCCGGCTTCCAAAATCCCCATTCGATTTGCCATTAGGATTTCGCACTTTTTCCGTGATCACAAAATCTCCCTCGGGTGTCTTTGTACCACCCAAGCCAACCGGATAGTTGCGAATCACAAAGTTGCCGCTGACTAGCACTAAACGATGCTTATCTTTATCCACGAGAATCGAAAGAGGCTCTTGTAATGGGGATGAGAGAGATGCTCCCGCTTCGCCTGGACTGCTTGCAATAGCCTCCTGTTGACCGGGATTCTGCTTTTGTGCTCCTGCAGGATTAGAAGCTGTATCCGGCATGGTGGAAGCTCCCGATTGAGAATCCTTTCCTGGAAGTCCTTCCTTTTTCTCTATCAGCATTTTCGGAAACATGGCTTCCATCTGTGGGGTCAAACCAGGCAGCAAATTCTGGGGGTATGGTTCACGCAGCTGCTCTGCTCTCTCTGGTAGTGTTCCCGTTTTTTGTTGGAAGGCGTCCATCGCTGAGCTCAGCACAACCGCTTCTTCTCGCTCTTGCCTCCAATTTTCAACGATGACAGCCACCTTGCTATTATCTGCCGGCTCGCAATGACATGTTTTGGGGTCATAGTATTGAACCTGGGATTGTCCTTTATTGGTATCACTGCGCTCCACACCAAGCAAAATTCGCAGTGATGTATACCACTCTATCCATTTACCATCTGGTGTTGTATGGCCTTCGACCAAGAGAGAGCTTGTCCATAAGCTATTGTTTGGAACAATCATTTGGGCCAAGTCCTGATTCAAATTGCCTCGCCCATAATAAATTCTAGTTCCACTTTGAAGAGGTAATGGACTCACGGCTTCTTTTACTGCGATTGCTTCGATTTTCACTTCCGAAGGCACTGTTGCTGTTGCAGCTGCAAAGTCGGAAGCATTGGGCTTATTACTAACATTATCCACCGAAGTCGGGATATAAGCAAACAGCAAAAAGGCTGCAAGAACTCCCCATTTCCATCTGGCTGTTTTTTTGTTCCTGTTTTTATGATCCGATGATGGTTTCACCTGCAAAATTTTATCCAAATCTTCCTTTTCGACCACCGCCTTCTGCCTTTCAAAAGCCTCATAAATTTCACCGGCTTCTGCAAAACAATAGGCAGCTTTAGCTTGTTTTCCATTCGCAGCATATTCTCGGCCCAGCAAATACCAAGCCATTTTATGATCGGGATGATCTTTCACATATTTTTTTAGATAAAGAGGATCCTCAAAAGGATTGTGCTGAAAAAAACGCTCCACCTGCTCTTGATTTTTTTTATCGTTCAATGGAGCTCCTCCTCATCTTAAAGGCTTCCTTAATAACACTGTTGCTGTGTACTTCCTCTGTTTTTTATCGGCAAACTCGAGAGAATTATTGAGAAAAATTCCCTATATTTACCCGTTTCCGCAAAAAAAACACCTGCACGGCATATTGCCGTTCAGGTGCTTCCTGATTGATGAAAGAAGTGATGCAATAGGCTGGATTAACGAATAATCGCCGTTTGGGTTGTTTGATCCCACTGAACATCCAAACCAACTTGTTCCGCAAAGAATCGAACCGGCACATAAGTCAGATCTGATTTTACATATGGTGAAACATCTGTATTCATGGCAATATCTGCCTTGCCTTTCTCCACGCGTTTGATCCCTGTTTTACCGATGTACAGCTCAATGGTGATATTTCCATTAATGAGTTGTATCGTTTTCAGGCCAGCCAGCTCCGTATATTTCACTGTGTATCCAAGTGCTTCACTAATCGCTCTTACCGGAACCATTGTACGCTCATTCGTGAACTCAGGTTGGGCTTCAAAGCTGATAACCTGGTCAGCATATACAACTTTGATATTGTTATCCTTCGGCAAAGCTGCAGGCAGCTTATAAGGAGTGATCTTACGGATTTTGTTGTTATAAACGTCAGCAACAATAATACTTCCGTCTTTCGCAACAGCTACATCCGTAGGATTGTAAAGAGTAGCTTTTGATTCTATGCCATTAGTTTCACCTGTAACTGTATTGCCTGCAATGGTGGACACTTTACCATTCAATAAATAACGAACGGAATGATTCAAAGAATCTGCAATCAGCAAGCCTCCCTCGGAGGTTACAGTGATTCCCTTAGGGAAATCGAAGGAAGCTTTTAAAGCATCTCCATCTGCAAAATTCCCAGCCGCATACAATGCACCCTTCTCGGTTACCCCTGATCCAGCAACTGTGGAAACTACACCTGCGCTAAGATCAATGTAACGAATGCGTTGATTGCCTGTGTCACTCACATAAAGATTCCCTTTAGCATCTAATGTAAGGCCTGATGGCTCGTTAAACTTGGCATCCTTCAAATTGCCGTCCTTGAAATCTCCTGCAATGGCGGCTTCACCCGGTCTAACTTCTATCCCGCGATCAGAACCTGCGTTTAAAGTAGTAACAATACCTGCAGCTGTAATTTTACGGATGACATGGTTCAAAGTATCTGCTACATAAACAGTACCGTCCGCTGCAGCGGCCACATCTGTGGGATGATTAAAGCGCGCATCGCCGCCTGAACCATCAATGTTGCCAACTACCCCGTTACCCGCTAGAGTAGTAACTTGTCCAGAAGCATTAATTTTACGCACTGCATGATTGCTTGAATCGGCTGCATAAACATTGCCCTGAGCATCAACCGCAAGTCCTACTGGTTCATTAAAGAACGCTTCCGAAGCTTTTCCATTCAAGAGGCCACCGATGGGAAAACCTTGGGCATTCAAGTTGACCGCCAAATCGGGACCGGCATACGTTGTCACCTGACCAGCCGAGACTTTCCGAACCAGATGATCGCGTGAATCTGCGACAAGTAAAGATCCATCTGACAAGGTCAAAACTCCCGAAGGTGAGCGAAAAGCAGAACTTAAGGCAGCGCCATTTACATCCTTGAAATCTCCAGTACCAGCAAGCGTGGACACATCAGCCATAATTTGGCCATTACTTGTGAACAGCGCATCAGCTGATAATCCGGCCGCTGATACTGAGGATCCACCTAGAAGCGTTGCTGCTATGAGTGAAGATAGTAGAACTTTATTGATTGGTATCATAGGTCTCTCCTTTAATTAATTGTTAATCCATATCAATGAGCAATAAATATGTCTTGAATGGATCCTAGCATCATTGAAGTTAGATATCTTTCAAAATAACTTCCATTCGTCTGACTTGTAAACGTAACTAAGTCACGTATATCTAACTTTGTTGCGGGGTCCTTTATTACAACATTTGTGTTAATCTGAAACTCACGTTTCACTGAAGGTTTAACATCCACTCTAGAACCAAAAGTGAAAGAAGATTTATCAACGGGTTTTTTGTAAATATCCGGAAAAAACCAATAATCCCCTAAATCCAAATCGTTAATAGTAACACTATTCCCTGACACAACTCCATATTCTGGTGGAGTATAAGGCATTGACATCTTTTCAAGAGGACTAGTTGAATAACGACCAAAACCAAAGTAATCTAAATTAAAATAAAAGACTTTTTGACCATCTGGAATTGGTTTATTAAGATTAAGTGTTACTTTCCTAGCTGTATAAATATTTATTGTATTGATATGGCCCTGCATAATTGTTGTACTAGGTATCGTCACTGAGACCAGACTAGAAGTCACTGCATACTTGGATAATTTTTTATAATAATAATATGGTTCAATATAAACACTACCGCTTACAGTTGTATTAGGTATCAGATAGAATTCTACTAAACTACCATAATTTGTATCTATTCTGGTAGCGCCTGATAAGTTTTTTGCTCCTAATTCATTCTTCAATTTGTACCCATTGAGATTAAGGGGAGAATTAATTAGCTGAATCTTTGCAATTCCTACATTGGAAGGAATATTTCCAATGTAATAGACTGCCTGCTCATCTAAATAATAATTTGCGATATTTAGAAGAAAGGCTTCATCTAAATTACTAGGATTAAGATAAATTTTCGTAAAAACCAATTTTTCTAATGAAATTTCTGTAGCTTCGACGTTTACCCCTTTTTGAGTTAGTTCTACATAATAATTATGAAGGTCACCTGTAACCTCCACCCTTATTTCAATAATTATCAAAATTGAAACTTTTTTCAATATTGTTAATTGTAACTGGTTTGTAGACACTTCCTGAAACGGTATAAACTGCAATGGTCACTGCAGGCGTGGGAGAGGACTCTTCTGCTCGGACTGTTGATGGACTGCTGATCAAAGGGACAAGCCCTAAGATCAGCGCCATGATTAATATAATTGATAGCTTTTGCATGTGGTTCACCTTTTATTAAATAGAATGGATGATTTTGAAATGGTTAAACTGATAGTGTTGGCGTCACTATGGCTTTACCGCTTATGCTGATGGTGCTGGTGATGGTGAAGTTGTTATTTTATTGCTGTGGTGTTTTGACATCAAAAATGGCTGATTCTTGGATTATTGGAGTAATAGAATTACCTGATTTATTTACCAAGATAATTCCACCTTTTGGTATAGATATTTTACCTGGTCCACTCACCAGAAAATCTATATCAATCAAAGGTTGTCCTGAACTATCAACAGATACAGGCAGTGTATCTTTCCCGTACTTGGTTACAACAAAAACTAATTCATTTTGGGTACTGCCTAAGACTTCTCTAACGTTATATACACCATGATCATTCTGTGTTGATGTTGGCGCTGGTGATGATGTAGACATTACAAGATCCGGTTTGAAAACAGAATTACTCGGAAAATGAACATTATTATCAAATGAGATGTTCTTATCATATACCAAATGAATTTCAGCACCATATAAACCGACAAAATCTTTTAGAGATATTAAATATTTAACTTTATTACCAACTTGTTCTGGTGCAATAATAACCTTCGGCGTCACAACAGGATCCGGATTTGAATCTGGTATTGTTGATGGTGTTGGTGTCAGAGTAGGCGCAGGAGTAGGAGTAGGCGCCTTCGTACTATTCAATTGATTATCTTTAAATTTAGCTTTTTCTGCATCACTCAAATTCTTCAATAACTCAGCCTCGGCCTTAGCCTTTTCTGCTGCTCTAGCCTTCAGATTAGCTTCTTCCAAAGCCTTTTTGGTGTTTTCTAGAGCTTTCAAAACTTCATCCAAGGCTTTCTTAAGCTCATCTTGCTTCTTTTTCTCTTCTTGCAGCTTAAGAGCTTTATCAGCTTCCAGTTTTTGCTGCAGCTCAATTCTTAGCTTTTCCGCTTCTGGATCAACACCCGCGGTTTTATCGAATGGCTTAACATTGTTCAGATCAAGCTTCTGATTCGGATCCACGATGTCTTTGTTGGCCAATTCGATTAATTTATCCATGGAGGCTTTATCCACTTTATTGGTATCTAGCGCGCTTTTGGCAATGTTACCTATCAAGTTGTTCAAATTTATAACAACTTTATTAAGTTCTTCGATGTTCTTGATAACAAATGTACTGTTAACACCGGCAGCGCTTGTTCCGCTAGCGATTTCTTGCTTTTTGCGATCGATAAACTCCGCATTTTCTTTATCGATGGATGCTTTATTTTGAATAATAGCTTTAATGACATTAGCCGAAGCAGATTTCACGATGGCCCCAATATCCAGAGGCTCAATCTTGATTGCCAGGTTTTTGCTTTCTTCACGGGAATCTACCGTCAGCTGCTGAGTCGGGTATACTATTGCTTCTGTTTTTTGTTCTTCGGGCGGCGGTGGAGCTATACCGAAGGTACTCGCTGTTTTCGTGCCTTGCGCTCCCGGGGAAGTGGATACCGTTGCTGCGACAACACCAGCACCTACTGCAAGCTTGCTTTTGCCTGATTCCGGATCTACACCGACGAAAAATTGCGTTCCGCGAACACCCATGACAGCAGTGGGAGTTTCCACCTCAAACTGGTCATTGGAGCCTGCCAGAGACTTTAC includes:
- a CDS encoding S-layer homology domain-containing protein, translated to MKKLLVVICIFIFAHSIGCKSSTSEASAMESTPNVKPKVQLTDIAAHWAKESIMKAVDKDYVDGYEDGTFRPELNVSRAEFLKMAVTAMKFPLNNVAGGMEWYKPYVEAAEAKGILRESDFSLGEINQPITRLEMARISVRSTDAKLQDKAAQIEDKLLMYNAAKAGLIQGLSNGELAPDKSTTRAQSVTIIERILTINGGGKLGVDKLAVSNAEIAFHGTNFETIVGSGYKLIQLPATIDVQSGVTATFNKVHVVDGDDKSDPFWELLKVKTSLHESLDDSYIFVYHITVDNKIAQESNWFTLGLSLGIGSPYDGIFFLVKDAPFGWPKDENLNKVFSNSGWIVTYAKKGDIRNFGKVYLINKYNRVSVEFAKAQ
- a CDS encoding quinone-dependent dihydroorotate dehydrogenase is translated as MLYKKLGKPILFSMDPEKAHHLTINGLHMAVALPGGKKLLNSLYGVPYSPALAQTLWGIEFANPIGLAAGLDKNAYAVEGFSQLGFGFMEVGTITPKPQQGNEQPRLFRLPEDGALINRMGFNNIGIEAMAQNLRRMKRRDIPIAINIGKNKTTPNESAEDDYRNCLRGLYELGDFFVVNISSPNTPDLRNLQHGNDLNRLLDAVKDEMEQQKEKHRHSGKPVLVKIAPDLTDDELEQTVRSIMDSGVSGIIATNTTLGREGLQHPNKEQTGGLSGKPLTRRSTEVIRRVYQLTEGKLPIIGSGGIFSAQDAYDKLRAGASLIEVYSALIYEGPELLGRLSQGLKTLLKKDGFTHISEAIGADHR
- a CDS encoding pseudouridine synthase — its product is MKTTQRLDKILAHMGYGTRSELRRLTKAGVILVNGQKVKDSGIQVDPNKDQITVDGDTVHYREFVYLMMNKPQGVVSATEDNRDRTVVDLLDPIYQPFDVFPVGRLDKDTEGLLLLTNDGKLAHNLLSPRKHVPKTYFAKVEWEVGESVIEAFKQGVTLEDGYVTLPAKLVVMEAGNASEGKLSVIELTIMEGKFHQVKRMLQAVGQQVVYLKRISMGPLQLDPALALGAVRELTETELNSLQNFMIDIE
- a CDS encoding DUF309 domain-containing protein translates to MLKPMLTYDRLYVEFLYYFNEARDYFECHEVMEELWMEEGRNHLYQGLLQVAVGLYHHFNGNVSGSIKLFTAALDKLSHYPPEALGIDLAKLVQDSRLYVEQLSQFEQSPFEPYDLHIVIQDEQLVHLVEQLKLNPPAAHDKES
- a CDS encoding thioredoxin family protein produces the protein MKKLLVYLSIVVVLFGAIYVMNNQSKKTDDQKYAANPYGVPASKLNPATIPLLSDPNYQNVILPKELDQKLAKKLSFFVYYFKSDCPHCKVTTPVIVPIQKEVGVDVKQLNLLEYNEGWQKYNIQATPTLIYYKNGVEADRLTGGIPETAGGAGNKPELFKQFFQKYKS
- a CDS encoding RsmB/NOP family class I SAM-dependent RNA methyltransferase, which codes for MNLSTSKLPAVFVEKMKELLGSEYAAFAESYEQPRAYGLRVNTLKLSGDAFFEKSPLTLSKVSWSNEGYYYEEGERPGKHPYYHAGLYYIQEPSAMAPVELLDVKPGDRVLDLCAAPGGKSTQIAAKLQGTGMLAVNDIHSDRVKALVKNLELFGIRNSVVLNEKPERLMKPFAAYFDKILIDAPCSGEGMFRKEDDMISQWKPAAVLEYSRMQRELLEQAASMLAPGGTMVYSTCTFSPEENEVHIAAFLDEHVDFDVVDVRGYADFSPGRPDWLRAPWGDGAYSARAIAAVAGTARLWPHRLKGEGHFAAVLRRQGFAATENAAVGAALSGREGAPLRKGWTRAAVPSAGVSLEPLQAFGRELLRSGVVPEAAGRLVCFGEHAYAAPEGLPELSGVKIVRPGWYLGALHRGRFEPSHALAMGLRMEDARRVVNLAVTDARVIRYLKGETLEVSPEEVRRDEPGIALKGYCLVCVDGFSVGWGKWHEGMLKNEYPPGWRWT
- a CDS encoding GTP pyrophosphokinase family protein: MDGRDWKKFLLPYEQTIEELKVKFKTLRGELKSREEYSPIEFVTGRVKKISSILDKAKRLNVPVDQLETGIEDIAGIRIMCQFVEDIQWLAELIHARQDMKVVYEKDYIENKKESGYRSYHLIIEYPVQTALGMKHVLAEIQIRTLAMNFWATIEHSLNYKYKETLPDEVRTRLSKAAEAAYLLDQEMSSIRDEIMEAQKLFEDNSNLVNKVLNYIQELYFFHRFREAAQFQLRFNEIWEKDDVRALTELIQDLETAIVRAKKGEHA